One Thermodesulfobacteriota bacterium DNA window includes the following coding sequences:
- a CDS encoding thiolase family protein yields MNEPVIIDAIRTPVGRNRGALRNIRPDELYAMLIGEMLKRTGIGGQRIDDVITGCVTQYGEQGANISRLAVLLSPLPSSVPAVTLNRMCGSSQQAVHFASQSITAGDARYVLAGGVESMTRVPMFSDINGGFENLNPGIGEKYELIHQGLSAERIAAIYGIGRQELDKLSYQSHLRAAHAARSGYFKEQIIPVTGVDAEGKPFVLDYDEGIRFKPDLEKMSSLPPIFRSGGVVTAANSSQISDGAALLLIADRETSVADGFKPRARIRTRVVLGGDPTLQLIEVIPATMKALLSSGLNLPDIDVIEINEAFASVVLAWSKELKPDMARVNPNGGAIAHGHPLGATGAVLMTKLLNELERIDGQFGLQVMCIGHGMATATIIERLR; encoded by the coding sequence ATGAATGAACCCGTTATTATAGACGCGATACGCACGCCTGTCGGAAGGAACCGGGGAGCGCTCAGGAACATTAGACCCGATGAGCTATATGCCATGCTCATCGGCGAGATGCTGAAAAGGACCGGGATAGGAGGGCAGAGGATAGACGACGTAATCACGGGCTGCGTGACTCAGTACGGCGAGCAGGGAGCAAATATCAGTAGGCTGGCAGTGCTGCTTTCACCCCTCCCCTCGTCCGTCCCGGCCGTTACGCTCAACCGCATGTGCGGATCGAGCCAGCAGGCTGTCCACTTCGCCTCCCAGTCGATAACCGCGGGCGACGCCAGGTATGTGCTTGCGGGCGGAGTGGAGTCCATGACACGCGTACCGATGTTCTCCGACATAAACGGAGGCTTCGAGAATCTCAATCCCGGGATCGGAGAAAAATACGAGCTCATTCATCAGGGACTATCAGCAGAGCGCATAGCGGCAATATACGGCATCGGCAGACAAGAGCTCGACAAGCTCAGTTACCAGAGCCATCTGAGAGCCGCGCACGCAGCCAGGTCAGGTTATTTTAAAGAGCAGATCATACCCGTCACGGGAGTAGACGCGGAGGGTAAGCCGTTTGTTCTCGATTACGACGAAGGGATAAGATTTAAGCCCGACCTCGAAAAAATGTCCTCACTCCCTCCGATCTTCAGAAGCGGGGGTGTTGTTACGGCAGCCAATTCGAGCCAGATTTCGGACGGAGCCGCGCTCCTCCTGATCGCCGATCGCGAAACATCAGTCGCCGACGGTTTCAAACCGCGGGCAAGAATCCGGACAAGGGTGGTTTTAGGCGGAGACCCCACGCTCCAGCTTATAGAAGTCATACCCGCAACGATGAAAGCCCTCCTGAGTTCAGGGCTCAATTTGCCGGATATCGACGTAATTGAAATCAACGAGGCGTTCGCATCGGTCGTGCTCGCATGGTCGAAGGAGCTCAAGCCCGATATGGCGAGAGTAAATCCAAACGGCGGGGCGATAGCCCACGGCCATCCATTAGGCGCTACAGGGGCCGTGCTCATGACGAAGCTGCTTAACGAGCTCGAGCGCATAGACGGACAGTTCGGGCTACAGGTGATGTGCATAGGGCACGGCATGGCGACCGCGACCATAATCGAAAGACTCCGATAA
- a CDS encoding RDD family protein: MKCPSCGYNSFDHLEHCKKCGFPLYTGTAPLTQETGKKAGRKSRGRSEKPSGDPLTGELFLDIPIRDADAPLRTESGKPGPSGRRRTSARADGPPAESYELFPASKDVEAGKYGGERPQDLSPGASYKAPLKERDTSDTHNDPFAFIEGGDAYYEPYGDKGAESYARDTDVYNLAGFVSRALALIIDILIVSLIALLAVFAGLFVVYGFDFGAYGSGNIIQPLYAVLFLLSSTYFVFFHGYGGKTVGKTVMGIKLMNSEGEGVGLWESFVRWVGYYISGAFLFAGFLWFLVDSECQTWHDKIAGTYVVKD; this comes from the coding sequence ATGAAATGCCCGTCGTGCGGATACAACAGTTTTGACCATCTCGAACACTGTAAAAAATGCGGATTCCCGCTCTATACAGGTACTGCCCCGCTCACGCAGGAGACCGGGAAAAAGGCAGGCAGGAAATCCCGGGGGCGGTCGGAAAAGCCGTCCGGCGACCCTCTGACCGGCGAATTGTTCCTGGACATACCTATAAGGGATGCGGATGCGCCGCTCCGCACGGAATCCGGTAAGCCCGGCCCTTCCGGCCGGAGGCGGACGTCTGCCCGCGCCGATGGTCCGCCTGCTGAATCTTATGAGCTGTTTCCCGCCTCTAAAGACGTTGAAGCGGGAAAATACGGGGGAGAACGGCCTCAGGATTTATCCCCCGGCGCTTCGTATAAGGCGCCGCTCAAGGAAAGGGATACATCGGATACCCATAACGACCCGTTCGCTTTTATTGAGGGCGGCGACGCGTATTACGAACCGTATGGGGATAAGGGAGCGGAATCTTATGCGCGGGACACGGACGTATATAATCTCGCCGGCTTCGTATCGCGTGCTCTGGCCCTGATCATAGATATCTTGATCGTTTCCCTGATCGCGCTGCTCGCGGTATTCGCAGGTCTCTTCGTCGTGTACGGTTTCGATTTCGGGGCTTACGGCTCGGGGAATATAATTCAGCCGCTCTACGCGGTGCTCTTCCTTCTCTCGTCCACGTATTTCGTATTTTTTCACGGGTACGGGGGCAAAACCGTGGGAAAGACGGTTATGGGTATAAAATTGATGAACAGCGAAGGCGAGGGGGTGGGGCTTTGGGAATCGTTCGTGAGATGGGTCGGGTATTACATTTCGGGTGCTTTTTTGTTCGCCGGATTTTTGTGGTTTTTGGTCGATTCCGAGTGCCAGACGTGGCACGACAAAATCGCCGGCACGTACGTCGTAAAGGATTGA
- the gshA gene encoding glutamate--cysteine ligase — MWHLDELNIRISENRDKIVSWVGGKAEKEFIPLYSSVDVRVSGHKIAPVDTNIFPAGFNNLSQPFRDRASGLFKDYFLRKYPKVRKILIIPELHTRNPFYWENIFVLKSILEKVDYEVEVGIVSDDFSQDKASFLSQSGEEVVAYKVMKDGHSILTSRMSPDLLLINNDFSEKCPKTLKDIIQPVEPPVEIGWHTRRKSVHFEYYNKLASEVAGLIGIDPWIISIDTVSLEGIDFDSPGDRDKAASVADSMLEGLRKVYKDKGVSEEPYLFIKSNSGTYGMAVISVSSGDEIRGLNAEGRKRMRVSKGGKPVRDIVIQEGIPTVLKLESGAAAEPVFYLIEAKVAGGFLRLNKGKSDHENLNTKGMEFSPMKGEGDKAGAGEGSMIYSPAHELVSCIASIAAGYEIEEILREGGCKEESL; from the coding sequence ATGTGGCATCTCGATGAATTAAACATCAGGATATCTGAAAACAGGGATAAGATAGTGTCCTGGGTCGGGGGAAAAGCGGAAAAGGAATTCATACCGCTCTACTCCTCGGTCGATGTCAGGGTATCCGGTCACAAGATCGCTCCCGTAGACACGAATATTTTCCCCGCCGGGTTTAATAACCTGTCTCAGCCTTTCAGGGACCGTGCATCCGGGCTCTTCAAGGACTATTTCCTCCGCAAGTACCCGAAGGTCAGGAAAATCCTCATCATCCCCGAGCTCCATACGAGGAACCCCTTTTACTGGGAGAACATCTTCGTGCTTAAATCCATCCTCGAGAAAGTCGATTACGAGGTGGAAGTCGGCATAGTGAGCGACGACTTCAGCCAGGACAAGGCGAGCTTCCTGTCTCAGAGCGGAGAAGAGGTCGTTGCGTACAAGGTAATGAAAGATGGCCACAGTATACTGACATCCAGGATGTCGCCGGACCTGCTTCTCATAAATAATGATTTCTCGGAGAAATGCCCCAAAACCCTGAAGGATATAATTCAGCCGGTCGAGCCTCCTGTGGAAATAGGCTGGCACACGAGGAGAAAAAGCGTCCATTTCGAGTATTACAATAAGCTCGCCAGCGAGGTCGCCGGGCTCATCGGCATAGACCCCTGGATCATTTCGATTGACACGGTTTCCCTGGAAGGCATCGACTTCGACAGTCCGGGGGACAGGGATAAGGCCGCTTCGGTTGCGGACTCGATGCTTGAGGGGTTGAGAAAGGTCTATAAAGATAAGGGGGTTTCCGAGGAGCCCTACTTGTTCATCAAGAGCAACTCCGGGACTTACGGCATGGCCGTCATAAGCGTCTCGAGCGGCGACGAGATACGCGGACTCAACGCCGAGGGCAGGAAGCGCATGAGGGTGAGCAAGGGTGGAAAGCCCGTGAGGGATATCGTGATCCAGGAAGGGATACCGACCGTGCTCAAACTGGAATCGGGTGCGGCCGCCGAGCCCGTATTCTATCTCATAGAGGCGAAAGTGGCAGGCGGCTTCCTGAGACTGAACAAGGGGAAGAGCGACCATGAGAATCTCAACACGAAAGGGATGGAGTTCTCCCCGATGAAGGGAGAGGGAGATAAAGCAGGGGCAGGCGAAGGCAGCATGATATACTCTCCCGCCCACGAGCTTGTATCGTGTATAGCGAGCATAGCCGCGGGGTACGAAATAGAGGAGATATTGAGGGAGGGGGGATGTAAGGAAGAGTCTCTCTGA
- a CDS encoding sucrase ferredoxin, which yields MSERIKRGTLCSLDSLGADEDMYGTATTVETWLALEYDGRWSGEAFRESYIPETVKAAFKRYQDTFPNPRLQLVKKRKRSPDGIKLFMAHSREKDSVLYEATLGAYEDLCDRDIDSLFGERAKEPLFLICTNGEHDKCCGKFGMPVYMEAAEGMYGENVWQSTHLGGHRFASTFVCLPHGLYYGRVREGKTAERIFGEYKNGRIELMSYRGRSCYSAPVQAAEYFLRRETGVREISAFYLNNVKEESGRINVEFLAGEGGNIFRVNLRRLDSALRILKSCGDKERSFAPQFRLLGIGEE from the coding sequence TTGAGTGAACGGATCAAGCGCGGCACCTTATGCTCGCTCGACTCCCTCGGAGCGGATGAGGATATGTACGGGACCGCGACGACTGTCGAGACCTGGCTCGCCCTCGAATACGACGGGCGATGGTCGGGCGAAGCGTTCCGCGAGAGCTATATACCGGAGACGGTAAAAGCCGCTTTTAAACGTTATCAGGATACATTCCCGAACCCTCGCCTCCAGCTTGTAAAAAAGCGAAAGCGGAGCCCGGACGGCATAAAGCTCTTCATGGCGCATTCGAGGGAGAAGGACTCCGTGCTCTATGAGGCTACACTCGGCGCATACGAAGACCTCTGCGACCGGGACATCGATTCGCTTTTCGGAGAGAGGGCGAAAGAACCCTTATTTCTCATATGCACGAACGGGGAGCACGACAAGTGCTGCGGGAAGTTCGGCATGCCCGTGTACATGGAAGCGGCTGAGGGCATGTACGGCGAAAACGTCTGGCAATCGACCCACCTCGGAGGGCACAGGTTCGCATCCACATTCGTCTGCCTGCCCCACGGCCTCTATTACGGGCGCGTCAGGGAGGGAAAAACGGCTGAGCGAATATTCGGCGAATATAAAAACGGCAGGATAGAGCTCATGAGCTACAGGGGACGCTCCTGCTACAGCGCTCCTGTTCAGGCTGCCGAATATTTTCTGAGGAGGGAAACCGGAGTGAGGGAGATATCCGCCTTTTATTTAAATAACGTAAAGGAAGAGAGCGGTAGAATAAACGTTGAATTCTTAGCCGGCGAAGGCGGGAACATTTTCCGGGTCAATCTAAGAAGGCTCGACAGCGCTCTCAGAATACTCAAGAGCTGCGGTGACAAGGAAAGGTCATTCGCGCCTCAATTCAGACTGCTGGGCATAGGAGAAGAATGA
- the argH gene encoding argininosuccinate lyase translates to MLKKPWGGRFKKDTHKIAEKFSASIDYDKRLYKEDIEGSIAHVTMLAETGIILKNEAEKITKGLRQIEKEIDSGKFPFREEYEDIHLNIEKRLIEKIGDTGGKIHTARSRNDQIALDMRLYLRKEINEIIALLKDIAERLLGLAEKNIDTVLPLYTHLQRGQPVLLSHHLMGLYEMLKRDRERYLDCLERVNAMPLGAGAGAGTTFPIDREFVAKLLDFPKVTQNSIDTVSDRDFIVEFIAVSANLMMHLSRVSEEFVLWSTKEFDFVDLGDEFTTGSSIMPQKRNPDMAELIRGKTGRVYGNLVAILTIMKGLPFSYNRDMQEDKEPMFDTGDTVKSSLDVLRAMLENIKFKHENMKKALTEGFITATDIADYLTRKGMPFRKSHEVTGRIVGYAEEKGRELVNLHISEYKMFSKLFEEDLFDHITLEGSVSGRKSFGGTARQNVVRMIAQGKKETGKW, encoded by the coding sequence GTGCTCAAAAAACCCTGGGGGGGCAGGTTCAAGAAGGATACACATAAGATCGCAGAGAAGTTTTCGGCGTCCATAGACTACGACAAGAGGCTTTACAAAGAGGACATAGAGGGGAGCATAGCGCACGTGACCATGCTCGCCGAAACAGGGATCATTCTCAAAAACGAAGCCGAAAAGATCACGAAGGGCCTAAGGCAGATCGAGAAGGAGATCGACTCGGGCAAGTTCCCCTTCAGGGAAGAATACGAAGACATTCACCTGAATATCGAAAAACGCCTCATCGAAAAGATAGGGGATACCGGGGGAAAGATACATACAGCGAGGAGCAGGAACGACCAGATAGCGCTCGACATGAGGCTTTATCTGAGAAAAGAGATAAACGAGATAATCGCTCTCTTAAAGGATATAGCGGAGCGCCTCCTCGGGCTCGCAGAGAAAAATATAGACACGGTGCTCCCTCTCTACACCCACCTCCAGAGGGGACAGCCCGTCCTCCTTTCCCATCACCTGATGGGCCTCTACGAGATGCTGAAGAGAGACAGGGAGAGGTACCTCGACTGTCTCGAAAGGGTGAACGCGATGCCGCTCGGGGCGGGGGCGGGGGCGGGGACGACGTTCCCGATCGACAGGGAATTCGTCGCGAAGCTCCTCGATTTCCCCAAAGTCACTCAGAACAGCATAGACACCGTGAGCGACAGGGACTTCATAGTCGAGTTCATAGCCGTTTCGGCCAATCTGATGATGCACCTGAGCAGGGTGTCGGAAGAGTTCGTACTCTGGTCGACGAAGGAATTCGATTTCGTCGATCTCGGGGACGAGTTCACCACCGGATCGAGCATCATGCCCCAGAAAAGGAACCCCGACATGGCCGAGCTCATACGCGGCAAGACCGGCAGGGTCTACGGGAACCTCGTTGCCATACTCACGATCATGAAAGGCCTCCCGTTCTCATATAACAGAGACATGCAGGAGGACAAGGAGCCGATGTTCGATACGGGAGACACCGTCAAATCCTCGCTTGATGTCTTAAGAGCCATGCTGGAAAACATTAAATTCAAGCATGAAAACATGAAAAAGGCCCTTACAGAGGGCTTTATCACCGCGACCGACATAGCGGATTATCTGACGCGGAAAGGCATGCCGTTCAGGAAATCGCACGAGGTCACCGGCAGGATAGTCGGCTATGCCGAGGAGAAAGGGAGAGAGCTTGTCAACCTCCACATATCGGAATACAAGATGTTCTCGAAGCTCTTCGAGGAAGACCTCTTCGACCACATCACGCTCGAAGGCTCGGTCAGCGGCAGGAAATCCTTCGGCGGCACGGCGAGGCAGAACGTCGTCAGGATGATAGCGCAGGGGAAGAAAGAGACGGGGAAATGGTGA
- a CDS encoding PPOX class F420-dependent oxidoreductase, whose product MSKDEWREFLLRGTKTGKLATVRKDGRPHVVPVWFDLDGDAVIFTTGGESLKYKNMKRDPRVSITIDDQTPPYSYVMIEGTASFSENPEELLYWATRIGGRYMGEDQAEAYGKRNSTPGEVIVRITPAKVAAYKDVAGW is encoded by the coding sequence ATGTCCAAGGACGAATGGAGGGAATTCCTCCTCCGGGGGACCAAGACCGGCAAGCTCGCGACCGTGAGGAAGGACGGGCGCCCGCACGTCGTGCCCGTGTGGTTCGATCTCGACGGCGATGCTGTAATATTCACGACGGGAGGGGAGTCATTGAAGTACAAGAACATGAAGCGCGACCCCAGGGTATCGATCACGATAGACGACCAGACCCCGCCCTATTCATACGTAATGATCGAGGGGACGGCTTCATTTTCGGAGAACCCGGAGGAGCTCCTCTACTGGGCTACGCGCATAGGGGGCCGCTACATGGGGGAAGACCAGGCGGAAGCGTACGGAAAGCGAAACTCGACACCCGGCGAAGTGATCGTACGAATCACGCCGGCAAAGGTTGCGGCTTACAAAGACGTCGCGGGGTGGTAG
- a CDS encoding acyl-CoA dehydrogenase family protein: protein MDFEFTEEQKMIRSVAREFARKEIAPAAAHYDRTAEFPHEIQRKARELGLINVIIPEVYGGSGLTAVEMIIVAEELAWGCAGIAVGGIAINTLTAQPILLAGAEEQKKRYLGILSEGFGSYCVSEPNAGSDVASMHTSARRLKDKYILNGKKTWISNANEAAFYVVFAKTSLDDGHRGISAFIVDRDAQGVEVSKKLHKMGQRASDACEVTFNDVELPPESLLGGEGEGFKLAMKVFDHTRPLIAALGVGVSQRALDECISYSREREAFGRPILDFQGVSFKIAEMGMRTEAARLLAYNAAWKAAKGERNTLEASYAKTFASDTAMWAATEAVQIYGGYGYSEEYPLEKLMRDAKVLQIYEGTNEIQRVVMAKELTRE, encoded by the coding sequence ATGGATTTCGAATTCACCGAAGAACAGAAGATGATAAGGAGTGTTGCGAGGGAATTCGCCAGGAAGGAGATCGCCCCTGCTGCAGCTCACTACGACAGGACTGCGGAGTTCCCGCATGAAATTCAGCGCAAGGCGCGGGAACTGGGACTCATTAACGTCATCATACCCGAAGTGTACGGCGGCTCGGGGCTTACGGCGGTCGAAATGATAATCGTCGCCGAAGAGCTCGCGTGGGGCTGCGCTGGCATCGCCGTAGGCGGTATCGCCATCAACACGCTCACGGCGCAGCCTATACTGCTTGCGGGCGCGGAGGAGCAGAAGAAAAGGTATCTCGGTATCCTCTCCGAAGGGTTCGGTTCATACTGCGTCTCTGAGCCGAACGCGGGCTCCGATGTAGCCTCCATGCACACGAGCGCGCGGAGGCTTAAAGACAAATACATACTCAACGGTAAGAAGACCTGGATATCAAACGCGAACGAGGCGGCTTTCTACGTCGTATTCGCCAAAACGTCCCTTGATGACGGACACAGGGGGATCAGCGCTTTCATTGTCGACAGGGACGCGCAGGGAGTCGAGGTATCGAAGAAATTGCACAAGATGGGGCAGAGGGCGAGCGACGCGTGCGAGGTCACGTTCAATGACGTCGAGCTTCCGCCGGAGTCGCTTCTCGGTGGAGAAGGCGAAGGGTTCAAGCTCGCCATGAAGGTATTCGACCATACGAGGCCCCTTATCGCCGCACTCGGCGTGGGAGTCTCCCAGCGCGCGCTCGACGAGTGCATAAGCTATTCGAGAGAGAGGGAGGCGTTCGGCAGGCCTATACTCGACTTTCAGGGCGTGAGCTTCAAGATAGCGGAGATGGGCATGCGGACAGAAGCAGCGAGGCTCCTCGCTTATAACGCCGCCTGGAAGGCGGCTAAGGGAGAGAGGAACACGCTCGAAGCCTCCTATGCAAAGACCTTCGCCTCCGACACCGCCATGTGGGCGGCGACAGAAGCAGTCCAGATATACGGGGGCTACGGCTATTCGGAAGAATATCCGCTCGAGAAGCTGATGAGGGACGCAAAGGTGCTGCAAATATACGAGGGCACGAACGAAATACAGCGAGTAGTAATGGCGAAGGAGCTGACGAGAGAATGA
- a CDS encoding peroxiredoxin: MSEGVKIGDRAPSFSLPSESGETVDIRDYIGKRPVVLFFYPKDNTAVCTKEACAFRDSYDEFRNIDGAEVFGISSDPVESHKNFSSGHNLPFRLLSDEKGTIRELYGVPRTLGIFPGRVTYVIDGEGVVIRIISSQLDYRKHVEEAIKALKSPDRKKPQRG; encoded by the coding sequence TTGTCGGAAGGAGTAAAGATCGGCGACAGGGCCCCTTCGTTCAGCCTGCCTTCGGAGAGCGGGGAGACCGTTGACATTAGGGACTACATCGGCAAAAGACCCGTAGTCTTATTTTTCTATCCCAAGGACAATACGGCAGTATGCACTAAAGAGGCCTGCGCGTTCCGGGACAGCTACGACGAATTCCGGAATATAGACGGCGCGGAGGTATTCGGTATCAGCTCCGATCCCGTCGAATCCCATAAAAACTTTTCTTCCGGGCACAACCTCCCTTTCAGGCTCTTGAGCGATGAAAAGGGGACAATAAGGGAGCTTTACGGCGTCCCCAGAACCCTCGGCATCTTCCCCGGCAGGGTTACGTACGTAATAGACGGGGAAGGCGTGGTGATACGCATAATCTCATCCCAGCTCGACTACAGAAAACACGTCGAGGAAGCGATAAAAGCCTTGAAGTCTCCGGACAGGAAAAAACCGCAGCGGGGCTGA
- the clcA gene encoding H(+)/Cl(-) exchange transporter ClcA, which translates to MKLHSERKPGKELYISRIMSRFLAAEKKYSPILFWALIVGIITGIVAALFQLSIEKVLDSREFLLGLLPQNQAARLIVSVLFSAVLVFIAFLLVRRLAPEASGSGVHEIEGALDEVRPIRWKNVLPVKFIGGALSLGGGMVLGREGPTIHMGGNIGKMVADLFKAAREDTHALIAAGAGAGLTAAFNAPLAGILFVFEEMRPEFRYNFLSVQSVIIASAASDIALRSIMGQGPDIEMAMLPPPPLTSLWLFVIFGFLFGILGVVFNFFLIRTLDYFSSLKGPAFTLTGLYVGGFIGLVAWLYPDMAGGGYVVIPEAISGVIPVTMLILLFFARFGTTMISYGSGAPGGIFAPMLALGTLFGMWYGNVAVGFLPALDIKPELFAVAGMAALFCATVRAPLTGIAITIEMTGNYFLILPLIITCLTATLVAEGLGGKPVYTLLLKRTLSLARK; encoded by the coding sequence ATGAAGCTTCACTCGGAGCGGAAGCCCGGAAAAGAGCTATACATAAGCAGGATTATGTCGAGGTTCCTGGCGGCCGAGAAAAAATACAGCCCCATATTATTCTGGGCACTTATTGTCGGCATAATAACGGGGATAGTAGCTGCCCTCTTTCAGCTTTCGATAGAAAAAGTCCTGGATTCGAGGGAATTCCTGCTCGGGCTGCTTCCGCAAAATCAGGCGGCCCGGTTAATCGTTTCAGTGCTGTTCTCGGCCGTTCTCGTATTCATAGCCTTTCTGCTCGTAAGGAGGTTAGCCCCTGAGGCGAGCGGGAGCGGAGTGCACGAAATTGAAGGCGCGCTCGACGAGGTAAGGCCGATAAGATGGAAGAACGTTCTCCCCGTCAAGTTCATCGGAGGGGCGCTGTCTCTCGGAGGAGGGATGGTCCTCGGAAGGGAGGGACCGACGATACACATGGGGGGCAACATAGGCAAGATGGTCGCCGATCTTTTCAAAGCGGCCAGGGAAGACACTCACGCGCTTATAGCGGCAGGCGCGGGCGCCGGGCTGACGGCCGCGTTTAACGCCCCGCTTGCGGGCATACTCTTCGTATTCGAGGAGATGCGTCCCGAATTCAGATACAACTTCCTCTCCGTCCAATCGGTGATCATAGCTTCGGCGGCCTCGGACATCGCCCTCCGCTCGATAATGGGACAGGGCCCGGATATAGAAATGGCGATGCTCCCCCCTCCGCCGCTTACCTCCCTATGGTTATTCGTCATATTCGGGTTCCTCTTCGGCATACTCGGCGTCGTTTTCAACTTTTTCCTCATAAGGACGCTCGACTATTTTTCGAGCCTGAAAGGCCCGGCATTCACTCTTACCGGACTCTACGTAGGGGGGTTCATTGGGTTAGTCGCTTGGCTTTATCCCGATATGGCAGGCGGAGGATACGTAGTCATTCCCGAGGCTATTTCGGGCGTAATCCCCGTTACGATGCTCATACTCCTTTTCTTCGCTCGCTTCGGGACGACGATGATAAGCTACGGCTCAGGGGCGCCGGGCGGCATATTCGCGCCGATGCTGGCTCTCGGGACTCTATTCGGCATGTGGTACGGCAACGTCGCGGTCGGCTTCCTCCCCGCGCTCGATATTAAACCCGAGCTGTTCGCGGTAGCCGGTATGGCCGCCCTCTTCTGCGCCACTGTAAGGGCGCCGCTCACGGGCATAGCGATCACGATAGAGATGACGGGGAATTACTTCCTGATTCTCCCTCTTATAATCACATGCCTCACCGCAACGCTAGTCGCGGAGGGACTCGGAGGGAAGCCCGTTTACACGCTTCTCCTGAAACGAACACTCAGTCTCGCGAGGAAATAA
- a CDS encoding nitroreductase family protein, translating to MDVFECVKTVSSIRSYIRKPVPESVVREVIEAGRLAPSAHNDQPWQFILVRDKEKLEGLGKYCISGRFVSEVDFAVVVVTDPSSKWHETDGTRAVQNMVLTAWSHKLGSCWIGNIDRVGLKKYLGIPNNLHVLTVLPFGYFDERHAGSVKSRKPPAVVFHLDTFGNRAIK from the coding sequence ATGGACGTGTTCGAGTGTGTGAAGACAGTTAGCTCGATAAGGAGCTACATAAGAAAGCCTGTGCCTGAGAGCGTCGTGAGAGAGGTTATTGAAGCGGGCAGGCTCGCGCCGAGCGCGCACAACGACCAGCCCTGGCAGTTCATTTTGGTGAGGGACAAGGAGAAGCTCGAAGGGCTCGGGAAATACTGCATTAGCGGGAGGTTCGTTTCCGAGGTGGATTTCGCGGTCGTGGTCGTGACGGACCCCTCCTCGAAATGGCATGAGACGGACGGTACACGCGCCGTGCAGAACATGGTGCTCACTGCCTGGAGCCATAAGCTCGGCTCCTGCTGGATAGGGAATATCGACAGGGTGGGGCTAAAGAAATATCTGGGTATACCAAATAATCTTCACGTCCTGACTGTTTTACCGTTCGGATATTTCGACGAAAGACATGCAGGCTCGGTCAAGTCCAGAAAGCCGCCCGCAGTGGTGTTTCATCTGGATACGTTCGGGAACAGGGCGATTAAGTAA